A genomic segment from Antedon mediterranea chromosome 6, ecAntMedi1.1, whole genome shotgun sequence encodes:
- the LOC140051730 gene encoding uncharacterized protein, whose product MVTNNEVAENISTVEETKEDGQNIITHAFSVIADVDSTYKCIILQGAVSAESTILSEIFLLPLYGGSLTVLNISSSFVTIEWTAWNSNTDDGDGPVDEYFVYHKLNNTDDWNKELYKNALSGTVSGLMWDTQYTFAVSAVRPGEGGEGPIGEGTVTAKTLCGRPAPVEQVNHEVSDTSPQIIVITWTEITTDSVTLQCYNMSYIYKLYLKSNDDDGIGEVVYSGTDSNVTIDNLSSSAYSLFVSVSNKDSESEYVESNDRTDTIEDMPEPNSDSSSAAGGIIGGIVGALVCILVLVVICIVVMKRKKDNKHNAHQPRQDRMQFKDVTSHSDDSTAPSNVDLPDDGSFLYENVHVDQSRAPIFSRRIPISGLVTYFANKLQTDLHSEFDLLPVDQAHPWEVAAKECHKTKNRFKNIVPYDHARVVLNKVDDDPDSDYYNASYIDGYNNTEHYIACQGPNKNSLGDFWRMIWQKDIKVMVMLTNIFEGTKEKCKKYWPDEQEKFVFDDITVTVTDEETSEDYTTRTMIVWLVSIIHIHTENAKSMEKNKR is encoded by the exons ATGGTTACAAATAATGAGGTCGCTGAAAACATTTCAACAGTAGAAGAAACAAAAGAAGATGGTCAGAATATAATAACACATGCCTTTTCTGTGATAGCTGATGTCGATTCGACATACAAATGTATCATTTTACAAGGAGCTGTATCAGCTGAGAGTACCATTTTGTCAGAAATATTCC TATTACCTCTATATGGCGGAAGCCTGACGGTACTCAATATTTCAAGCTCCTTTGTCACCATTGAATGGACGGCATGGAACAGCAATACTGACGATGGAGATGGTCCAGTTGATGAATACTTTGTATACCACAAATTGAACAATACTGACGATTGGAATAAAGAGCTATACAAGAATGCATTATCAGGCACTGTTTCAGGGCTGATGTGGGATACGCAATACACGTTTGCTGTTTCAGCTGTGAGACCTGGCGAAGGGGGTGAAGGACCAATTGGAGAAGGAACAGTCACAGCAAAAACACTTTGTGGAA GACCTGCGCCAGTTGAGCAAGTAAACCACGAGGTTTCCGATACAAGCCCACAAATAATAGTGATTACATGGACA GAAATCACAACAGACTCTGTAACTCTGCAATGCTATAACATGTCATACATATACAAATTGTATCTCAAATCCAATGACGATGATGGAATAGGTGAGGTAGTTTACAGTGGAACTGACTCGAACGTGACCATAGATAACTTAAGCTCGTCAGCTTACAGTTTGTTTGTTAGTGTCTCTAACAAAGACAGTGAAAGTGAATATGTTGAAAGCAATGATAGAACAGATACAATTGAAG ATATGCCTGAACCAAATAGCGACTCTTCTAGTGCTGCTGGTGGTATTATCGGTGGTATAGTTGGAGCACTCGTTTGTATACTTGTGTTGGTTGTGATTTGTATAGTAgttat gaaaagaaagaaagacaaCAAACACAATGCACATCAACCAAGACAAGATCGAATGCAATTTAAGg ACGTAACTTCACACTCAGATGATTCAACGGCGCCATCAAACGTCGATTTACCTGACGATGGATCTTTTTTGTACGAGAACGTACATGTGGACCAATCAAGAGCTCCGATATTTTCTCGAAGAATCCCAATATCTGGTTTGGTTACTTATTTTGCCAATAAGCTGCAAACAGACTTACACAGTGAATTTGAC CTGCTACCAGTCGACCAGGCTCATCCATGGGAAGTAGCAGCAAAAGAATGTCACAAAACCAAAAACAGATTCAAGAATATTGTCCCAT ATGATCATGCAAGAGTCGTGTTAAACAAAGTTGACGACGATCCTGATTCGGATTACTACAATGCAAGCTATATCGAT GGTTATAACAACACGGAGCACTACATAGCGTGCCAAG GTCCCAACAAAAATTCTCTTGGTGACTTCTGGAGAATGATCTGGCAGAAGGATATTAAAGTAATGGTTATGCTTACCAATATCTTTGAAGGAACTAAG GAAAAATGCAAGAAATACTGGCCCGATGAACAAGAAAAGTTTGTCTTCGACGACATCACGGTAACTGTTACTGATGAAGAAACAAGCGAGGACTACACAACTAGAACGATGATTGTGTGGCTCGTAAGTATTATTcatattcatactgaaaatgcAAAAAGTATGGAGAAGAATAAACGGTGA